One Hordeum vulgare subsp. vulgare unplaced genomic scaffold, MorexV3_pseudomolecules_assembly, whole genome shotgun sequence genomic region harbors:
- the LOC123421666 gene encoding photosystem I P700 chlorophyll a apoprotein A2, with the protein MELRFPRFSQGLAQDPTTRRIWFGIATAHDFESHDDITEERLYQNIFASHFGQLAIIFLWTSGNLFHVAWQGNFESWIQDPLHVRPIAHAIWDPHFGQPAVEAFTRGGAAGPVNIAYSGVYQWWYTIGLRTNEDLYTGALFLLFLSTLSLIASWLHLQPKWKPSLSWFKNAESRLNHHLSGLFGVSSLAWTGHLVHVAIPASRGEYVRWNNFLDVLPYPQGLGPLLTGQWNLYAQNPDSSNHLFGTAQGAGTAILTLLGGFHPQTQSLWLTDMAHHHLAIAFIFLIAGHMYRTNFGIGHSIKDLLEAHTPPGGRLGRGHKGLYDTINNSIHFQLGLALASLGVITSLVAQHMYSLPPYAFIAQDFTTQAALYTHHQYIAGFIMTGAFAHGAIFFIRDYNPEQNEDNVLARMLDHKEAIISHLSWASLFLGFHTLGLYVHNDVMLAFGTPEKQILIEPIFAQWIQSAHGKTTYGFDILLSSTNGPAFNAGRSLWLPGWLNAVNENSNSLFLTIGPGDFLVHHAIALGLHTTTLILVKGALDARGSKLMPDKKDFGYSFPCDGPGRGGTCDISAWDAFYLAVFWMLNTIGWVTFYWHWKHITLWQGNVSQFNESSTYLMGWLRDYLWLNSSQLINGYNPFGMNSLSVWAWMFLFGHLVWATGFMFLISWRGYWQELIETLAWAHERTPLANLIRWRDKPVALSIVQARLVGLAHFSVGYIFTYAAFLIASTSGKFG; encoded by the coding sequence ATGGAATTAAGATTTCCCAGGTTTAGCCAAGGCTTAGCTCAGGACCCCACTACTCGTCGTATTTGGTTTGGTATTGCTACCGCACATGATTtcgaaagtcatgatgatattacTGAAGAACGTCTTTATCAGAACATTTTTGCTTCTCACTTTGGGCAATTAGCAATAATCTTTCTATGGACGTCCGGAAATCTGTTTCATGTAGCTTGGCAAGGAAATTTTGAATCATGGATACAGGATCCTTTACACGTAAGACCTATTGCTCATGCGATTTGGGATCCTCATTTTGGTCAACCCGCTGTGGAAGCCTTTACTCGAGGAGGTGCTGCTGGTCCAGTGAATATTGCTTATTCTGGGGTTTATCAGTGGTGGTATACAATAGGATTACGCACCAATGAAGATCTTTATACTGGAgctctttttctattatttctttctacGCTGTCCTTAATAGCGAGTTGGTTACATCTACAACCCAAATGGAAACCAAGCCTTTCGTGGTTCAAAAACGCGGAATCTCGTCTCAATCATCATTTGTCAGGACTTTTCGGGGTAAGTTCTTTGGCTTGGACAGGACATTTAGTTCATGTTGCTATTCCCGCATCCAGGGGGGAGTACGTTCGATGGAATAATTTCTTAGATGTATTACCCTATCCCCAGGGGTTGGGACCCCTTTTGACGGGTCAGTGGAATCTTTATGCCCAAAACCCTGATTCGAGTAATCATTTATTTGGTACCGCTCAAGGAGCGGGAACTGCCATTCTAACTCTTCTTGGGGGATTCCATCCACAAACACAAAGTTTGTGGCTGACTGATATGGCTCACCATCATTTAGCTATTGCATTTATTTTTCTCATTGCCGGTCACATGTATCGAACTAACTTCGGAATTGGGCACAGTATTAAAGATCTTTTAGAAGCGCATACTCCTCCGGGGGGTCGATTAGGGCGTGGGCATAAGGGCCTTTATGACACAATCAACAATTCGATTCATTTTCAGTTAGGTCTTGCTCTAGCTTCTTTAGGGGTTATTACTTCCTTAGTAGCTCAACATATGTACTCTTTACCTCCTTATGCATTCATAGCACAAGACTTTACTACTCAAGCTGCTTTATATACTCATCACCAATATATTGCGGGGTTCATCATGACAGGGGCTTTTGCTCATGGAGCTATTTTTTTCATTAGGGATTACAATCCGGAACAGAATGAGGATAATGTATTGGCAAGAATGTTAGACCATAAAGAAGCTATCATATCTCATTTAAGTTGGGCTAGCCTCTTTCTAGGATTCCATACCTTGGGCCTTTATGTTCATAACGACGTCATGCTTGCTTTTGGTACTCCAGAAAAGCAAATCTTGATCGAACCTATATTTGCCCAATGGATACAATCTGCTCATGGCAAGACGACATATGGGTTCGATATactcttatcttcaacgaatggccCCGCTTTCAATGCGGGTCGAAGCCTATGGTTGCCCGGATGGTTGAATGCTGTTAATGAGAATAGTAATTCGCTTTTCTTAACAATAGGACCTGGGGATTTCTTGGTTCATCATGCTATTGCTCTAGGTTTGCATACAACTACATTGATTTTAGTAAAGGGCGCTTTAGACGCACGCGGTTCCAAATTAATGCCGGATAAAAAGGATTTTGGGTATAGTTTTCCTTGTGACGGCCCAGGGCGCGGCGGTACTTGTGATATTTCTGCTTGGGACGCATTTTATTTGGCAGTTTTCTGGATGTTAAATACCATTGGGTGGGTTACTTTTTATTGGCATTGGAAACATATCACATTATGGCAGGGCAACGTTTcacaatttaatgaatcctccacTTATTTGATGGGATGGTTAAGAGATTACCTATGGTTAAACTCTTCACAACTTATCAATGGATATAATCCTTTTGGGATGAATAGTTTATCGGTATGGGCTTGGATGTTCTTATTTGGACATCTTGTTTGGGCTACTGGATTTATGTTCTTAATTTCTTGGCGGGGGTATTGGCAGGAATTAATTGAGACTTTAGCATGGGCTCATGAACGCACACCTTTAGCTAATTTAATTCGCTGGAGAGATAAGCCTGTGGCTCTTTCCATTGTGCAAGCAAGATTGGTTGGATTAGCTCACTTTTCCGTGGGTTATATATTCACTTATGCAGCTTTCTTGATTGCCTCAACATCAGGCAAGTTTGGTTAA
- the LOC123421665 gene encoding photosystem I P700 chlorophyll a apoprotein A1, with protein sequence MIIRSPEPEVKIVVDRDPVKTSFEEWARPGHFSRTLAKGPDTTTWIWNLHADAHDFDSHTGDLEEISRKVFSAHFGQLSIIFLWLSGMYFHGARFSNYEAWLSDPTHIGPSAQVVWPIVGQEILNGDVGGGFRGIQITSGFFQLWRASGITSELQLYCTAIGALVFAALMLFAGWFHYHKAAPKLAWFQDVESMLNHHLAGLLGLGSLSWAGHQIHVSLPINQFLDAGVDPKEIPLPHEFILNRDLLAQLYPSFAEGATPFFTLNWSKYAEFLTFRGGLDPVTGGLWLTDIAHHHLAIAILFLIAGHMYRTNWGIGHGLKDILEAHKGPFTGQGHKGLYEILTTSWHAQLSLNLAMLGSTTIVVAHHMYSMPPYPYLATDYGTQLSLFTHHMWIGGFLIVGAAAHAAIFMVRDYDPTTRYNDLLDRVLRHRDAIISHLNWVCIFLGFHSFGLYIHNDTMSALGRPQDMFSDTAIQLQPIFAQWVQNIHATAPGVTAPGATTSTSLTWGGGELVAVGGKVALLPIPLGTADFLVHHIHAFTIHVTVLILLKGVLFARSSRLIPDKANLGFRFPCDGPGRGGTCQVSAWDHVFLGLFWMYNAISVVIFHFSWKMQSDVWGTISDQGVVTHITGGNFAQSSITINGWLRDFLWAQASQVIQSYGSSLSAYGLFFLGAHFVWAFSLMFLFSGRGYWQELIESIVWAHNKLKVAPATQPRALSIIQGRAVGVTHYLLGGIATTWAFFLARIIAVG encoded by the coding sequence ATGATTATTCGTTCGCCGGAACCAGAAGTAAAAATTGTTGTGGATAGGGATCCTGTAAAAACATCTTTTGAGGAATGGGCGAGACCCGGCCATTTCTCAAGAACACTAGCTAAGGGCCCTGATACTACCACTTGGATCTGGAACCTACATGCTGATGCTCACGATTTCGATAGTCATACTGGTGATTTGGAGGAGATTTCTAGAAAAGTTTTTAGTGCTCATTTCGGGCAACTTTCCATTATCTTTCTTTGGTTGAGTGGCATGTACTTTCATGGTGCCCGTTTTTCCAATTATGAAGCATGGCTAAGTGATCCTACTCACATTGGACCCAGTGCTCAGGTAGTTTGGCCTATAGTAGGGCAAGAAATATTGAATGGTGATGTAGGTGGGGGTTTCCGAGGAATCCAAATAACCTCTGGTTTTTTTCAGCTTTGGCGAGCATCTGGAATAACTAGTGAATTACAACTCTATTGTACTGCAATTGGTGCATTGGTTTTTGCAGCGTTAATGCTTTTTGCTGGTTGGTTCCATTATCACAAAGCCGCTCCCAAATTGGCCTGGTTCCAAGATGTAGAATCCATGTTGAATCACCACTTAGCGGGATTATTAGGACTTGGGTCTCTTTCTTGGGCGGGACACCAAATTCATGTATCTTTACCAATTAACCAATTTCTTGACGCTGGGGTGGATCCTAAAGAGATACCACTTCCTCATGAATTTATCTTGAATCGGGACCTTTTGGCTCAACTTTATCCTAGTTTTGCCGAAGGAGCAACCCCTTTTTTCACTTTAAATTGGTCCAAATACGCAGAATTTCTGACTTTTCGTGGAGGACTAGATCCAGTAACCGGTGGTCTCTGGCTGACCGATATTGCACACCATCATTTAGCTATTGCTATTCTTTTCCTAATCGCAGGTCATATGTATAGGACCAACTGGGGTATTGGCCATGGACTTAAAGATATTTTGGAGGCTCACAAGGGCCCATTTACAGGACAAGGCCATAAGGGTCTTTATGAAATCTTAACAACGTCATGGCATGCTCAATTATCTCTTAACCTAGCTATGCTAGGCTCTACAACCATTGTTGTAGCTCATCATATGTATTCTATGCCTCCCTATCCATACCTAGCTACTGACTATGGTACACAACTTTCCTTGTTCACACACCACATGTGGATTGGCGGATTTCTAATAGTCGGTGCTGCTGCACATGCAGCAATTTTTATGGTAAGAGACTATGATCCAACTACTCGATACAACGATCTATTAGATCGCGTCCTTAGACACCGCGATGCAATCATATCCCACCTTAACTGGGTATGTATATTTCTAGGTTTTCACAGTTTTGGCTTGTACATTCATAATGATACCATGAGTGCTTTAGGCCGTCCACAAGATATGTTTTCGGATACCGCCATACAATTACAACCTATCTTTGCTCAATGGGTACAAAATATCCATGCTACTGCGCCTGGCGTAACAGCTCCTGGTgcaacaacaagtactagcttaaCGTGGGGAGGCGGCGAGTTAGTAGCAGTAGGTGGCAAAGTGGCTTTGTTACCGATTCCATTAGGAACCGCAGATTTTTTAGTCCATCACATTCATGCATTTACCATACATGTGACTGTATTAATACTTTTGAAAGGTGTTTTATTTGCTCGGAGTTCCCGTTTGATACCCGATAAAGCAAATCTAGGTTTTCGCTTTCCTTGCGATGGGCCTGGCCGAGGGggaacatgtcaagtatctgcttGGGATCATGTTTTCTTAGGTTTATTCTGGATGTACAATGCAATTTCGGTAGTCATTTTCCATTTCAGTTGGAAAATGCAGTCGGatgtttggggtaccataagtgaTCAAGGGGTGGTAACTCATATTACAGGGGGAAACTTTGCACAGAGTTCCATTACGATTAATGGGTGGCTTCGAGATTTCTTGTGGGCACAGGCATCGCAAGTCATTCAGTCTTATGGTTCTTCATTATCTGCATATGGTCTTTTTTTCTTAGGTGCTCATTTTGTCTGGGCCTTCAGTTTAATGTTTTTATTCAGCGGCCGTGGTTATTGGCAAGAACTCATTGAATCTATCGTTTGGGCTCATAACAaattaaaagttgctcctgctacTCAGCCTAGAGCCTTGAGCATTATACAAGGACGTGCTGTAGGAGTAACCCATTACCTTCTGGGTGGAATTGCCACGACATGGGCATTCTTCTTAGCGAGAATTATTGCAGTAGGATAG